One Streptococcus sp. DTU_2020_1001019_1_SI_AUS_MUR_006 DNA window includes the following coding sequences:
- a CDS encoding pneumococcal-type histidine triad protein, with the protein MKINKKYLAGSAVVLALSVCAYALNKHQAPEKKDDNRVSYVDGKESEAKKNETLTPDQVSKKEGIEAEQIVTKITDQGYVTSHGDHFHYYNGKVPYDAIFSEELVMKDPNYQLKDEDIVNEIKGGYIIKVDGKYYVYLKDASHADNVRTKDQIERQKREGTSDRGNETKEVLAARAQGRYTTDDGYVFNVADIIEDTGDAYIVPHGGHYHYVPKSSLSSSELAAAQAYLAGRRSQPSVTDYKPNPSVEPSPQADNSATNKPVAQVDDLQSLLAQLYALPVSQRYRESDGLVFDPAKITSRTPSGVAIPHGNHYHFIPYSSMSALEQKIARLMPLSGLVTPSNPLETPSKPSGDHEHNHDHEDANHDHHNDGEEHDHGFAAERVISEDEQGFVVSHGDHAHYFFKKDLSAEQIKAAQEHLHGHHQAEPVKPLAKTVESFSRDASDEEKIAYISKTYGVPLEAIRISNGFFVFGNPDQAYDPTHIHPYAVRKEHVRIPLQTGDAELDFLNELYTTALRDGVSPYSLQVENGSFVIPHGDHNHYIKVQTKGYEVALKHKIPALQSNYQPGAFDEATVQNKIDQLLAESREVYKDKPILQRQIELALGQFSENMKKLSTNSTAGYLAALDLFDKQYIHVDASVKPTEISPLDKKYQALVDKINILDTDAYGLPKKDLLAQLQENKLAQDEAGLDAVEAKLEALQDFNDRTGVTTVEYIKYFYQHLSDGRLNDTLRNKVANLTWTLYQSQSFLKATDLNKLFPEIYQTKLEVEEAVKNESVAHKPSETILDTEKVDGHSAKTAVYEFLKGLYDDIKPEEQSNHVRKGQVVELLTKAEELVAQVKEEGVKASLADEVKNLKAALEKDDADLDELNTQVQDLLKRISQTIQTERENANQDPEVLVLYQKLYNGVIALHTYLEMNNGSDADFEKVDALFDKLSAASKDKQALLALAQEIVSLNQEFQSKVKPAEVNTETANKETNDKQAESTLTPATTSSETREKVAE; encoded by the coding sequence ATGAAGATTAATAAAAAATATCTAGCGGGATCTGCAGTGGTCCTTGCCTTAAGTGTTTGTGCTTATGCTTTAAATAAACATCAAGCACCTGAGAAAAAAGATGACAACCGTGTATCCTACGTTGATGGTAAAGAGTCTGAAGCTAAAAAGAATGAAACTCTGACACCAGACCAAGTTAGCAAGAAGGAAGGCATAGAAGCTGAACAGATTGTTACCAAAATCACTGATCAAGGTTATGTGACTTCACACGGCGACCATTTCCATTACTATAATGGTAAGGTGCCTTATGATGCTATCTTTAGTGAAGAACTGGTCATGAAAGATCCAAACTATCAGCTGAAGGATGAAGATATTGTCAATGAGATTAAAGGTGGCTATATCATCAAAGTTGATGGCAAATACTATGTCTATCTAAAAGATGCTAGCCATGCAGATAATGTTCGTACCAAAGACCAAATTGAGCGTCAGAAACGAGAAGGCACATCAGATAGAGGAAATGAAACTAAGGAAGTCCTTGCTGCACGAGCTCAAGGCCGATATACAACGGATGATGGTTATGTCTTTAATGTTGCAGATATCATTGAAGATACAGGTGATGCCTATATCGTTCCTCACGGTGGACATTATCACTACGTTCCAAAGAGTTCACTTTCCTCAAGCGAGTTGGCTGCTGCACAAGCCTATCTGGCTGGCAGGAGAAGTCAACCGAGTGTGACGGACTATAAACCGAATCCAAGTGTTGAACCAAGTCCTCAAGCAGATAACTCAGCTACAAACAAACCAGTAGCTCAAGTGGACGACCTTCAAAGTCTTCTTGCTCAGTTATATGCTTTACCAGTTAGTCAACGCTATCGAGAATCTGATGGTTTGGTATTTGATCCAGCTAAAATTACCAGTCGTACACCATCAGGGGTGGCAATTCCACACGGTAATCACTACCATTTCATTCCCTATAGTAGTATGTCTGCTTTGGAACAAAAGATTGCTCGTTTGATGCCACTTTCAGGTCTTGTAACACCATCAAATCCTTTAGAAACTCCAAGCAAACCTAGTGGAGATCATGAGCACAACCATGACCATGAAGATGCTAATCATGACCATCATAATGATGGAGAAGAACATGATCATGGATTTGCAGCTGAGCGAGTGATTAGTGAGGATGAGCAAGGTTTTGTGGTTTCACATGGAGATCATGCCCACTATTTCTTTAAAAAAGATTTGTCAGCAGAGCAGATAAAGGCAGCGCAAGAACATTTACATGGTCACCATCAGGCAGAGCCTGTAAAACCTCTTGCCAAGACTGTAGAAAGTTTCTCTCGAGATGCCAGCGATGAAGAAAAGATAGCTTATATCTCTAAAACCTATGGTGTTCCGCTTGAAGCTATCCGAATTTCAAATGGATTCTTTGTATTTGGAAATCCAGACCAGGCTTATGACCCAACTCACATTCACCCTTATGCAGTTCGAAAAGAACACGTTCGTATTCCGCTTCAAACAGGCGATGCAGAGCTTGATTTCCTAAACGAACTCTATACAACTGCACTTCGGGATGGTGTCTCTCCATATAGTTTGCAGGTGGAAAATGGCAGCTTCGTCATTCCTCACGGAGACCATAATCACTACATTAAAGTACAGACTAAAGGTTATGAAGTGGCTTTAAAACATAAGATTCCTGCCTTGCAATCCAACTACCAACCAGGTGCCTTTGATGAAGCTACTGTTCAGAATAAAATTGATCAACTTTTAGCAGAAAGTCGCGAAGTTTACAAGGATAAACCAATTTTACAAAGACAAATTGAGCTTGCCTTGGGACAATTCTCTGAAAATATGAAGAAGCTCTCAACAAACTCTACAGCTGGTTATCTGGCTGCTTTAGATCTCTTTGACAAGCAGTATATCCATGTTGATGCTAGCGTAAAACCAACAGAAATCAGTCCTTTAGATAAGAAATATCAAGCTTTAGTAGATAAGATTAATATCTTGGATACGGATGCTTATGGACTTCCTAAGAAGGATCTCTTGGCTCAGCTCCAAGAAAATAAATTGGCTCAAGATGAGGCTGGATTAGATGCAGTAGAAGCAAAACTAGAAGCCTTACAGGACTTTAATGATCGAACTGGAGTTACAACAGTCGAGTACATTAAGTATTTCTATCAACATCTGTCAGATGGTCGTTTAAATGATACTCTTAGAAATAAGGTTGCCAACTTAACTTGGACCCTTTATCAGTCACAATCCTTCCTTAAGGCGACTGACTTAAACAAACTCTTCCCTGAAATCTATCAAACAAAATTAGAGGTAGAAGAAGCAGTGAAGAATGAATCTGTTGCTCATAAACCTTCTGAAACAATTTTAGATACTGAAAAAGTGGATGGTCACAGTGCTAAAACGGCAGTCTATGAATTTTTGAAAGGTTTGTATGATGATATTAAACCTGAGGAACAAAGTAATCATGTTCGAAAAGGTCAAGTAGTAGAACTCTTAACGAAAGCTGAAGAGTTAGTGGCTCAAGTCAAAGAAGAGGGAGTCAAAGCTTCCCTTGCTGACGAAGTGAAAAATCTGAAAGCTGCTCTAGAAAAAGACGATGCAGACCTTGATGAACTAAACACACAAGTTCAAGATCTTCTAAAACGAATTTCACAAACCATTCAGACTGAACGTGAGAATGCCAACCAAGACCCAGAGGTTTTAGTTCTTTATCAAAAACTATACAACGGAGTTATTGCCCTTCATACTTATTTAGAAATGAATAATGGTTCTGATGCTGACTTTGAAAAAGTAGATGCCTTGTTTGATAAATTGTCAGCTGCAAGCAAAGACAAGCAAGCTCTTCTAGCTCTTGCTCAAGAAATTGTCTCATTAAACCAGGAATTTCAATCTAAAGTCAAGCCAGCTGAAGTTAACACCGAAACAGCCAATAAAGAAACAAACGATAAACAAGCTGAGTCAACCTTAACTCCTGCAACTACATCTTCAGAAACAAGAGAAAAAGTAGCAGAATAA
- the pepT gene encoding peptidase T, which translates to MKYPTLLERFLTYVKVNTRSDEHSTTTPSTQSQVDFATNVLIPEMKRVGLQNVYYLPNGFAIGTLPANDPSLTRKIGFISHMDTADFNAEGVNPQVIENYDGGVIELGNSGFKLDPADFKSLEKYHGQTLITTDGTTLLGADDKSGIAEIMTAIEYLNAHPEIKHCEIRVGFGPDEEIGVGANKFDAEDFNVDFAYTVDGGPLGELQYETFSAAGAELHFQGRNVHPGTAKGQMVNALQLAINFHNQLPAGDRPELTEGYQGFFHLMDITGTVEEARASYIIRDFEKESFEARKAAMQAIADKMNQELGSDRVTLTLTDQYYNMKEVIEKDMTPITIAKSVMESLDITPIIEPIRGGTDGSKISFMGIPTPNIFAGGENMHGRFEYVSLQTMERAVDTIIGIVAYKD; encoded by the coding sequence ATGAAATATCCAACATTGTTGGAGCGTTTTTTGACTTATGTCAAAGTCAATACTCGTTCTGACGAACATTCAACCACTACACCAAGTACCCAAAGTCAAGTAGACTTCGCAACCAATGTCCTCATCCCTGAGATGAAACGTGTCGGTTTGCAAAATGTCTACTATCTACCAAACGGTTTTGCTATCGGAACCTTACCAGCCAACGACCCAAGTTTGACTCGTAAGATTGGTTTTATCTCCCACATGGATACAGCTGATTTTAATGCTGAAGGTGTTAACCCGCAAGTTATTGAAAACTACGACGGTGGTGTTATAGAGCTTGGGAATTCTGGTTTCAAACTTGATCCAGCAGATTTTAAGAGCTTAGAGAAATACCATGGCCAAACTTTAATTACTACAGATGGAACTACTCTTCTCGGCGCTGATGACAAATCTGGTATCGCTGAAATCATGACAGCTATCGAATACTTGAACGCTCATCCTGAAATAAAGCACTGTGAAATCCGTGTCGGCTTTGGTCCCGATGAAGAAATCGGCGTTGGTGCCAACAAATTTGATGCAGAGGACTTCAATGTTGACTTTGCTTATACAGTTGACGGCGGACCTCTTGGAGAATTGCAGTATGAAACCTTCTCTGCTGCAGGAGCTGAACTTCACTTCCAAGGCCGTAATGTTCACCCAGGAACAGCTAAAGGACAAATGGTCAATGCTCTCCAGTTAGCCATCAACTTCCACAATCAACTTCCAGCTGGTGACCGACCTGAGTTGACTGAGGGTTACCAAGGTTTCTTCCATCTCATGGATATAACTGGTACTGTTGAGGAAGCGCGTGCTAGCTACATCATTCGCGACTTTGAAAAAGAAAGCTTCGAAGCGCGTAAAGCTGCCATGCAAGCTATTGCTGATAAGATGAACCAAGAACTTGGTAGCGATCGTGTAACCTTGACTTTGACAGACCAATATTACAACATGAAGGAAGTCATTGAAAAGGATATGACTCCAATCACCATCGCTAAATCAGTAATGGAAAGTCTTGATATTACTCCAATTATTGAGCCTATCCGTGGTGGAACAGATGGGTCTAAGATTTCCTTTATGGGAATTCCTACGCCAAATATCTTCGCCGGTGGTGAAAATATGCACGGTCGTTTTGAATATGTTAGTCTTCAAACCATGGAGCGTGCAGTTGATACTATCATTGGAATTGTAGCTTATAAAGACTAA
- the hemH gene encoding ferrochelatase: MKKAILMMTFGSPEEITFEGVADFFTNIRRGVRPQDHEIQTLYDNYVRIGGTPLQKITREEVALVDARLGNEYSVYFANKFSTPFIPDVIRQMEADGIEKCICLILEPHYSFYSVMGYEKFLESKQIQFLVIKDWYQEEALLNYWTDEIARILKEKVKQDSFKVIFSAHSVPIFALDFGDPYIDQIFENSKLIAEKLGLKPEQYTNTWQSESDIGIPWIKPDVLEYLREQKEHPEHYIFVPISFISEHIEVLFDNDVECYDLCQELEVNYHRPPMPNTDSRLIDALVNIVRANEHKEFREFLPEEETFDELVPSDETKNILDESQDLQMPEFVKKLIEKKGRENVKMPYLIKKMLEKAGKLPKD, from the coding sequence ATGAAAAAAGCGATTTTAATGATGACATTTGGTTCCCCAGAAGAGATTACCTTTGAAGGAGTAGCCGATTTTTTTACCAACATTCGTCGTGGAGTTCGACCTCAAGATCACGAGATTCAAACACTTTATGATAATTATGTTCGAATTGGAGGAACTCCACTACAAAAAATTACCCGTGAAGAAGTTGCCTTAGTAGATGCTAGATTGGGAAATGAATATAGTGTCTATTTTGCCAATAAATTTTCAACCCCTTTTATTCCAGATGTGATTCGGCAAATGGAAGCAGATGGAATTGAAAAGTGTATTTGCTTGATTTTGGAACCACACTATTCCTTTTACTCTGTCATGGGGTACGAAAAGTTTCTGGAAAGCAAACAAATTCAGTTTTTAGTTATTAAGGACTGGTATCAAGAAGAAGCCCTCTTAAACTATTGGACAGATGAAATTGCTAGGATTTTAAAAGAAAAGGTGAAACAGGATAGCTTTAAAGTCATCTTTTCTGCCCACAGTGTGCCCATTTTTGCCTTAGATTTTGGTGATCCCTATATCGACCAGATTTTCGAAAATAGCAAGTTAATTGCTGAAAAATTAGGCTTGAAACCAGAGCAATATACCAACACTTGGCAGAGCGAAAGTGATATTGGTATTCCTTGGATTAAACCAGATGTCCTGGAATATCTTAGAGAGCAGAAAGAACATCCAGAGCATTATATTTTTGTACCCATTAGTTTTATTAGTGAGCACATTGAAGTCTTGTTTGACAACGATGTGGAATGTTATGACTTGTGTCAGGAATTGGAGGTGAACTACCATCGGCCACCAATGCCAAATACAGATTCTCGTTTGATTGATGCCTTGGTCAATATTGTCCGAGCTAACGAACATAAAGAATTTAGAGAATTCCTCCCAGAAGAAGAGACCTTTGATGAATTAGTCCCTTCGGATGAAACTAAGAATATTTTAGATGAATCACAAGACTTACAAATGCCAGAATTTGTTAAAAAATTAATAGAGAAAAAAGGTCGTGAAAATGTCAAGATGCCTTATTTAATCAAAAAAATGCTTGAAAAAGCTGGCAAATTACCTAAAGACTAA
- the mnmE gene encoding tRNA uridine-5-carboxymethylaminomethyl(34) synthesis GTPase MnmE — MITREFDTIAAISTPLGEGAIGIVRLSGTDSFAIAQKIFKGKDLSKVASHTLNYGHIVDPQTGKVMDEVMIGAMKSPKTFTREDIIEINTHGGIAVTNEILQLAIREGARMAEPGEFTKRAFLNGRVDLTQAEAVMDIIRAKTDKAMNIAVKQLDGSLSDLINNTRQEILNTLAQVEVNIDYPEYDDVEEATTAVVREKTLEFEQLLTNLLKTARRGKILREGISTAIIGRPNVGKSSLLNNLLREDKAIVTDIAGTTRDVIEEYVNINGVPLKLIDTAGIRETDDIVEQIGVERSKKALKEADLVLLVLNASEPLTAQDRQLLEISQDTNRIILINKTDLPEAIETAELPDDVIRISVLKNQNIDKIEDRINNLFFENAGLVEQDATYLSNARHISLIEKAVESLQAVNEGLELGMPVDLLQVDLTRTWEILGEITGDAAPDELITQLFSQFCLGK; from the coding sequence ATGATTACACGGGAATTTGATACCATTGCAGCCATCTCGACACCGCTTGGTGAAGGTGCTATTGGGATAGTCCGCCTAAGCGGAACGGATAGTTTTGCCATTGCGCAGAAAATCTTTAAAGGCAAGGACTTGAGCAAGGTTGCTAGCCACACTCTTAACTACGGCCACATTGTTGACCCTCAAACTGGTAAGGTCATGGACGAGGTTATGATTGGGGCTATGAAATCTCCAAAGACCTTCACTCGTGAAGATATTATCGAGATTAACACTCACGGTGGAATCGCCGTAACTAATGAAATTCTCCAACTGGCTATCCGTGAAGGGGCTCGTATGGCTGAACCTGGAGAATTTACCAAGCGTGCCTTCCTCAACGGTCGTGTGGACTTGACTCAGGCTGAAGCTGTTATGGATATCATCCGCGCCAAGACTGATAAGGCTATGAATATAGCGGTCAAACAATTAGACGGTTCTCTATCTGACTTGATTAATAATACTCGTCAGGAAATCCTCAATACACTAGCACAAGTAGAGGTTAATATCGACTATCCTGAATACGACGATGTTGAAGAAGCCACTACTGCTGTTGTCCGTGAAAAGACCTTGGAGTTTGAACAACTCTTAACCAATCTCTTAAAAACGGCACGTCGTGGGAAGATTCTCCGTGAAGGTATTTCAACGGCTATCATTGGTCGTCCAAACGTTGGGAAGTCTAGCCTTCTTAATAACCTCCTGCGTGAAGATAAGGCCATTGTAACGGATATTGCAGGTACAACTCGTGACGTCATTGAAGAATACGTCAATATCAACGGTGTTCCACTTAAGTTGATTGATACTGCTGGTATCCGTGAAACAGATGACATCGTCGAACAAATCGGTGTCGAGCGCTCCAAAAAAGCTCTCAAGGAAGCTGACTTGGTTCTACTGGTTCTAAATGCTAGTGAACCACTAACTGCCCAAGACCGACAACTTCTTGAAATTAGTCAAGATACTAATCGAATCATTCTTATCAACAAAACTGACCTCCCAGAAGCGATTGAAACTGCTGAGCTTCCAGATGATGTCATCCGTATTTCGGTCCTCAAAAATCAAAACATTGATAAGATTGAAGATCGCATCAATAACCTCTTCTTTGAAAATGCAGGACTTGTTGAACAAGATGCTACCTATCTATCCAACGCCCGTCACATTTCATTAATTGAAAAGGCAGTCGAAAGCTTACAAGCAGTTAACGAAGGTCTTGAGCTGGGGATGCCAGTTGATTTGCTTCAAGTTGATTTGACACGTACTTGGGAAATCCTCGGAGAAATCACTGGTGATGCTGCTCCAGATGAACTCATTACACAGTTGTTCAGCCAATTTTGTCTGGGTAAATAA
- a CDS encoding 4-oxalocrotonate tautomerase, producing the protein MPFVRIDLFEGRTLEQKKALAKEVTEAVVRNTGAPQSAVHVIINDMPEGTYFPQGEMRTK; encoded by the coding sequence ATGCCATTTGTACGCATCGATTTATTTGAAGGACGCACGCTAGAGCAAAAGAAAGCCCTAGCCAAGGAAGTTACGGAAGCTGTTGTTCGCAACACTGGTGCACCTCAATCTGCTGTTCATGTCATTATCAACGATATGCCTGAAGGAACCTATTTCCCACAAGGCGAAATGCGCACTAAGTAA
- a CDS encoding thymidine kinase: MAQLYYRYGTMNSGKTIEILKVAYNYEEQGKGVVIMTSALDTRDGVGYVSSRIGMKRPAVAIEETTDIFGFIRDLPEMPYCVLVDEAQFLKRHHVYDLARVVDELDIPVMAFGLKNDFRNELFEGSKYLLLLADKIDEIKTICQYCKKKATMVLRTQNGLPVYDGEQIQIGGNETYISVCRKHYFAPLITSKKEQDYDN; encoded by the coding sequence ATGGCACAGTTGTATTATCGTTATGGGACCATGAACTCAGGAAAAACGATTGAGATTCTCAAAGTAGCCTATAACTATGAGGAGCAAGGAAAGGGAGTTGTGATTATGACTTCGGCTCTGGATACGCGTGACGGTGTTGGCTATGTTTCAAGTCGAATTGGGATGAAAAGACCAGCAGTTGCTATTGAGGAAACAACGGATATCTTTGGATTTATCCGAGATTTACCTGAAATGCCTTACTGTGTACTTGTCGATGAAGCCCAGTTTTTAAAGCGTCACCATGTTTACGACCTAGCTCGTGTTGTGGATGAGTTAGACATACCTGTTATGGCATTTGGTTTAAAAAATGACTTTCGTAATGAACTATTCGAAGGTTCAAAATATCTTCTGCTCTTAGCAGACAAGATTGACGAAATCAAGACCATCTGTCAGTATTGCAAGAAAAAAGCAACCATGGTGTTGCGTACGCAGAATGGTCTGCCAGTCTATGATGGTGAGCAGATCCAGATAGGTGGCAATGAAACCTATATCTCGGTTTGCCGTAAACATTATTTTGCCCCACTGATAACATCTAAAAAGGAACAAGACTATGACAATTGA
- a CDS encoding GNAT family N-acetyltransferase, translating to MTIELRDVTMKNYFDVLNLDVKEYQKQFIATNAISLAEAYVYTKNGDFVAPLAIYDNNAIIGFVMLAYDKKIGISNGNYLLFRFMIDKHFQDQGYFKPIMDKVLDYVRTAPAGLSNKLWLSYEPENEHARSCYLSYGFKETGEKFENEVVAIYDLTIEK from the coding sequence ATGACAATTGAACTAAGAGATGTTACAATGAAAAATTATTTTGATGTTCTGAATTTGGATGTTAAGGAATATCAAAAACAATTTATTGCTACCAACGCAATTAGTTTAGCTGAAGCATATGTCTACACAAAAAATGGAGATTTTGTAGCTCCATTGGCAATTTACGATAATAATGCAATCATAGGTTTTGTGATGTTAGCTTATGATAAAAAAATCGGAATTAGTAATGGAAATTATTTACTTTTTCGTTTCATGATTGATAAGCATTTTCAAGATCAAGGATATTTTAAACCAATTATGGATAAGGTGCTAGACTATGTTCGGACAGCGCCAGCGGGTTTATCCAATAAACTGTGGTTGTCTTATGAACCAGAAAATGAACATGCAAGATCTTGTTACCTCAGTTATGGATTTAAAGAAACTGGGGAAAAATTTGAGAACGAAGTAGTAGCAATCTATGATTTAACAATTGAGAAATAA
- the prfA gene encoding peptide chain release factor 1: MNIYDQLQAVEDRYEELGELLSDPDVVSDTKRFMELSKEEASTRDTVTAYREYKQVLQNIIDAEEMIKESGGDADLEEMAKQELKDAKAEKEEYEEKLKILLLPKDPNDDKNIILEIRGAAGGDEAALFAGDLLTMYQKYAEAQGWRFEVMEASMNGVGGFKEVVAMVSGQSVYSKLKYESGAHRVQRVPVTESQGRVHTSTATVLVMPEVEEVEYDIDPKDLRVDIYHASGAGGQNVNKVATAVRIVHLPTNIKVEMQEERTQQKNREKAMKIIRARVADHFAQIAQDEQDAERKSTIGTGDRSERIRTYNFPQNRVTDHRIGLTLQKLDTILSGKLDEVVDALVLYDQTQKLEELNK; the protein is encoded by the coding sequence ATGAACATCTATGATCAACTACAAGCTGTAGAAGACCGTTATGAAGAGTTGGGAGAATTGCTGAGCGACCCTGATGTGGTCTCTGATACCAAGCGTTTCATGGAGCTTTCAAAAGAGGAAGCTTCTACTCGTGATACCGTAACTGCCTATCGCGAATACAAACAAGTTCTTCAAAACATTATCGATGCCGAAGAGATGATTAAAGAATCAGGTGGAGATGCGGACTTGGAAGAAATGGCCAAGCAAGAACTCAAAGATGCCAAGGCTGAAAAAGAAGAATACGAAGAAAAACTAAAAATCTTGCTTCTTCCTAAAGATCCAAACGATGATAAGAACATCATCCTTGAAATCCGTGGAGCTGCTGGTGGAGATGAGGCAGCCCTCTTTGCTGGTGACCTTCTAACAATGTACCAAAAGTATGCTGAAGCCCAAGGTTGGCGCTTTGAAGTCATGGAGGCTTCTATGAACGGTGTCGGTGGTTTCAAAGAAGTAGTTGCTATGGTTTCTGGTCAGTCTGTCTACTCTAAACTTAAGTATGAATCAGGTGCCCACCGTGTGCAACGTGTCCCTGTGACAGAAAGCCAAGGGCGTGTTCATACCTCTACAGCAACAGTTCTTGTTATGCCTGAAGTGGAAGAAGTAGAGTACGATATTGATCCAAAAGACCTTCGTGTGGATATCTACCACGCGTCAGGTGCTGGTGGACAGAACGTCAACAAGGTTGCGACTGCTGTTCGTATTGTTCACTTGCCAACCAATATCAAGGTTGAAATGCAGGAAGAACGTACCCAGCAGAAAAACCGTGAGAAGGCTATGAAGATTATTCGTGCGCGTGTTGCTGACCACTTTGCACAGATTGCTCAAGACGAGCAAGACGCAGAGCGTAAGTCTACTATCGGTACTGGTGACCGTTCAGAACGTATCCGTACTTATAACTTCCCACAAAACCGTGTAACAGACCACCGTATCGGCTTGACTCTTCAAAAACTTGATACTATCTTGTCTGGTAAACTAGATGAAGTTGTGGACGCCTTGGTTCTTTACGACCAAACTCAAAAATTAGAAGAATTAAACAAATAA
- the prmC gene encoding peptide chain release factor N(5)-glutamine methyltransferase codes for MKLAQIFKDFEEKLIAKGEEAESLSFVYRSLKNLSFTDFVFAFQHEASEEESKFLEEIYTKLANHIPAQYIIGHAEFFGMQLKVDERVLIPRPETEELVELILAENPEENLKVLDIGTGSGAIALALAKNRPDWTITASDISQDALDLAMENAKNQGLTLSFIKSDCFSEISSKYDIIVSNPPYISRVDEAEVGLNVLHSEPHLALFADEDGLAIYRRIAEESKDYLNDGGKIYLEIGYKQGQCVPVLFKENFPEKRVRTLKDQFGQDRMVVIDDGEN; via the coding sequence ATGAAATTAGCTCAAATTTTTAAAGATTTTGAGGAAAAGTTAATAGCAAAGGGAGAGGAAGCTGAAAGCCTCTCCTTTGTCTATCGTAGTCTAAAAAATCTATCTTTTACTGACTTCGTCTTTGCTTTTCAGCATGAAGCTTCAGAGGAGGAAAGCAAGTTTTTAGAGGAGATTTACACGAAACTAGCAAATCATATACCTGCCCAGTACATTATCGGTCATGCTGAATTCTTTGGGATGCAGTTAAAAGTAGATGAGCGGGTCTTGATTCCTCGTCCAGAGACAGAAGAGTTGGTGGAGCTCATCCTAGCTGAGAATCCAGAGGAAAATCTCAAAGTTCTGGATATTGGAACTGGGAGTGGAGCTATCGCTCTTGCTTTAGCTAAAAATAGACCAGATTGGACAATCACAGCTAGCGATATCTCTCAAGATGCTCTTGATTTGGCGATGGAAAACGCTAAAAATCAAGGTCTAACATTATCCTTTATTAAATCTGACTGTTTCTCCGAAATTTCTTCAAAATATGATATAATTGTATCCAATCCACCTTACATATCTCGAGTAGATGAGGCAGAAGTAGGTTTGAATGTTCTCCATTCAGAGCCACATTTAGCCCTCTTTGCAGATGAGGATGGTCTAGCGATCTATCGCAGAATTGCGGAAGAATCAAAGGACTATCTAAATGATGGTGGTAAGATTTATCTTGAAATTGGCTACAAACAAGGACAATGCGTTCCAGTTCTTTTCAAGGAGAATTTTCCCGAGAAGAGAGTTCGAACGCTCAAAGACCAATTTGGCCAAGATAGGATGGTTGTCATTGATGATGGAGAAAATTAA
- a CDS encoding L-threonylcarbamoyladenylate synthase encodes MMEKIKKELENGGAVVLPTETVYGLFAKALDKKAVDHVYQLKRRPRDKALNLNVASLDDILNFSKNQPPYLNKLVESFLPGPLTIILEANDKVPYWVNSDLPTVGFRMPSHPVTLDLIREFGPLIGPSANISGQSSGVTFRKILHDFDQEVLGLEDDAFLTGQDSTILDLSGDKVKILRQGAITREDILAKIPTIPFEEV; translated from the coding sequence ATGATGGAGAAAATTAAGAAAGAGCTTGAAAATGGTGGAGCTGTAGTTTTGCCGACAGAAACAGTTTATGGTCTCTTTGCAAAAGCATTGGATAAAAAGGCAGTTGACCATGTTTATCAGCTTAAACGTCGCCCAAGAGACAAGGCACTTAATCTCAATGTCGCAAGTTTAGACGATATCTTGAACTTTTCTAAGAATCAGCCACCTTATCTCAATAAACTGGTTGAAAGTTTTTTGCCAGGCCCTTTGACCATTATCTTAGAAGCTAATGACAAGGTTCCTTACTGGGTCAATTCAGATTTGCCGACTGTTGGATTTCGCATGCCGAGTCATCCAGTAACTCTGGACTTGATTCGTGAATTTGGCCCCTTAATCGGACCTTCTGCCAATATCTCAGGTCAATCAAGTGGAGTTACTTTTCGAAAGATCCTTCATGATTTTGACCAAGAGGTCTTGGGACTTGAAGACGATGCATTTTTAACAGGTCAGGATTCGACTATTTTAGACCTATCTGGTGACAAGGTAAAGATTCTACGTCAAGGAGCGATTACTCGAGAAGATATCCTTGCCAAGATACCAACAATTCCTTTTGAGGAGGTATGA